From a region of the Halanaerobium hydrogeniformans genome:
- a CDS encoding LCP family protein → MAEKNPENNQKEENQKENNKYKWLGIALIALLILFIAYTGYYLERGIEPVDDDLIVGGDQLQEDPGLIDRLLGLMNLNDTTFEQELDILFVGLDDTDDKELDEVEANSIMIVKIRPEQEVIIIETVDETMEYQNRALKDFDFRELNTKVAQAKSRDFDYYLYLNFPGFEKVIDELGGVQITLDEQLRVPGLGLNLRAGNNLLSGKEALNFVRWKDLDNDTRLQRQRQVINAVVERIRGNNFLFNVRDLYNTVVNTYNSVETDISPVLATEILNYLRENDSIELEFVD, encoded by the coding sequence TTGGCAGAAAAAAATCCAGAAAATAATCAAAAAGAAGAAAATCAAAAAGAAAATAATAAATACAAATGGTTGGGGATTGCTTTAATAGCTCTGCTTATTTTATTTATTGCTTATACAGGTTATTATCTCGAAAGAGGAATAGAACCTGTAGATGATGATTTAATTGTTGGGGGAGATCAACTTCAAGAAGATCCAGGTTTAATTGACAGACTGTTGGGTTTGATGAATTTAAATGATACTACTTTTGAACAGGAATTAGATATATTATTTGTTGGTTTAGATGATACAGATGATAAAGAACTTGATGAGGTTGAAGCTAACTCAATTATGATAGTTAAAATTAGACCTGAACAGGAAGTAATTATTATCGAGACAGTTGATGAGACTATGGAATATCAAAATAGAGCTTTAAAAGATTTTGATTTTAGAGAATTAAACACTAAAGTAGCTCAGGCAAAGTCCAGGGACTTTGATTATTATCTTTATTTAAATTTTCCCGGTTTTGAAAAAGTAATTGATGAGCTCGGAGGAGTACAGATAACTTTGGATGAGCAGCTGAGAGTCCCAGGCCTGGGTTTAAATTTAAGGGCCGGTAATAATCTTTTATCTGGTAAAGAAGCCTTAAACTTTGTACGCTGGAAGGACTTAGATAATGATACTCGCCTGCAGAGACAGAGACAGGTTATAAATGCAGTAGTAGAAAGAATTAGAGGTAATAATTTTCTCTTTAATGTAAGGGATTTATATAATACGGTTGTTAATACATATAATTCAGTCGAAACAGATATTAGCCCTGTCTTAGCAACAGAGATACTGAATTATTTAAGAGAAAATGACAGTATTGAATTAGAGTTTGTAGATTAA
- a CDS encoding MgtC/SapB family protein, which translates to MEIWEFVIRLLVALMAGVIIGVEREWRKRMAGIRTNTLVALGAALYVLFSMMFPEESSPTRVGASIVSGIGFLGGGVIIKKGFSISGLNTAATLWCSAATGVLAGAGYLKEAIIGALVVLISHLGLRYFQEKFVGKHNNFRDSECKITIIFNDSDLREGTSCLEKIAKESGGNIKHISSNFIQDDVLKITAYLQIKGIDVKMLYDLIAKYSKHKKIDNIELEIDEFSTDFKANNAREESS; encoded by the coding sequence ATGGAAATTTGGGAATTTGTTATAAGGCTTTTGGTAGCTTTGATGGCTGGAGTTATTATTGGTGTCGAAAGAGAATGGCGCAAAAGAATGGCTGGAATTAGAACAAATACTTTAGTTGCTTTGGGAGCAGCACTATATGTTCTATTTTCAATGATGTTTCCAGAAGAAAGTAGTCCGACTAGAGTTGGGGCTTCAATAGTTTCTGGGATTGGTTTTCTTGGTGGAGGTGTTATAATAAAAAAAGGATTTAGCATTAGTGGCTTAAATACCGCTGCTACATTATGGTGCAGTGCAGCTACAGGAGTATTAGCGGGAGCTGGATATTTGAAAGAAGCTATTATAGGTGCTCTTGTTGTACTCATTTCTCATCTTGGCTTGCGTTATTTCCAGGAAAAATTTGTTGGTAAACATAATAATTTTAGAGATTCTGAATGTAAAATTACTATTATATTTAATGATTCTGATTTAAGAGAAGGGACGTCTTGTTTAGAAAAAATAGCTAAAGAGAGTGGTGGAAATATAAAGCATATATCCAGTAATTTTATTCAAGATGATGTTTTAAAAATCACTGCTTATCTACAAATCAAAGGGATAGATGTTAAAATGTTATATGATTTGATAGCTAAGTACTCTAAGCATAAAAAGATAGATAATATAGAATTAGAAATAGATGAGTTTAGCACTGATTTTAAAGCGAATAATGCTAGAGAAGAAAGTAGCTAA
- a CDS encoding leucine-rich repeat domain-containing protein has translation MRKKLLFLIACLSIVLLVSGCGIMRGEEAEFEDPNLEAAVRENIDKSSGAIYQDEIKDIKELHAVSKGIESLEGIDNLVALETLILSQNQIEDLSPLVELEDLKELNIQSNNIADITPLAELDKLEVLTLGDNRINDISPLKELSNLKSINLSNNQLTNISEIAKLKDLERLILDRNQIKDISPLIKLDNLKELFFVHNQVEDISPLAEIAALEILSFGYNNVSDISPLVENEGLGQGDFINFEGNHLDYSEGSEDMENINILLDRNIQLLYRRMY, from the coding sequence ATGAGGAAAAAATTATTGTTTTTAATTGCTTGCTTATCAATAGTTTTATTAGTTTCAGGATGTGGAATTATGAGGGGAGAAGAAGCTGAATTTGAAGATCCTAATTTAGAAGCGGCAGTTAGAGAAAACATAGATAAATCATCAGGTGCAATTTATCAAGATGAAATTAAAGATATTAAAGAACTGCATGCTGTAAGCAAAGGAATAGAATCATTAGAAGGAATAGACAATTTGGTAGCATTAGAAACGCTAATTTTAAGTCAAAACCAGATAGAAGATTTATCACCTTTAGTTGAATTAGAAGATTTAAAAGAATTAAATATACAAAGCAATAATATAGCAGATATAACCCCACTTGCTGAATTAGATAAATTAGAAGTCTTAACTTTAGGAGATAATAGAATTAATGATATTTCTCCATTGAAAGAATTAAGTAATTTAAAGAGCATAAATTTAAGTAATAACCAGTTAACCAACATTAGTGAAATTGCTAAGTTAAAAGATTTAGAAAGACTAATTTTAGATCGGAATCAAATTAAAGATATTTCACCTTTAATTAAATTAGATAATTTAAAAGAATTATTTTTTGTTCATAATCAGGTAGAAGATATTTCACCTTTAGCAGAAATTGCTGCTTTAGAAATTTTATCTTTTGGCTATAATAATGTTTCTGATATCTCACCTTTAGTTGAAAATGAAGGATTAGGTCAGGGTGATTTTATTAATTTTGAGGGAAACCATCTTGACTATAGTGAAGGATCAGAAGATATGGAAAATATTAATATTCTGCTGGATCGAAATATCCAGTTACTGTATAGAAGGATGTATTGA
- a CDS encoding YibE/F family protein — protein sequence MSKKLLLNKERMISLIIGLILIAILAGFYFHRPGDEEFSREARGVVLETDDRDVQGSGITRFGNQFVEVELKDGKFQGQQIRATNQLVGSLAWDYSFSEGEEIIVGLFETAEGQIAGAIALDVYRQNWTFILMAFFMLLLLLYAGYTGLRALISFAGSVYIIWNLLIPGLLDGLNPLYFSGFVLVILSALIVFSIAGFTKKGISAFVGTVSSLFITIGVVVFFGNRLALDGLSVPYVGEVLFAGYMHLNIRDIFFATVVIGASGAAMDIAMDMAATIKEIKLRKPDISFFELAKSGFNVGSAVIGTMTTTLLLAYIGSYMTLFMAFMTREASFVRIMNLRLIVSEILRILTGSIGIVLVAPITTIFAAWIYSIETDFSLFGIKDYFFSKKED from the coding sequence ATGAGCAAAAAGCTGCTTTTAAATAAAGAGAGAATGATATCATTAATTATTGGGTTAATCTTAATTGCTATATTAGCCGGTTTTTATTTCCATCGACCTGGTGATGAAGAATTTAGTCGAGAAGCTAGAGGGGTCGTTTTAGAAACAGATGATAGAGATGTACAGGGAAGCGGAATCACTAGATTTGGTAATCAATTTGTTGAAGTAGAATTAAAAGATGGAAAATTTCAAGGTCAACAAATTAGAGCCACTAATCAGTTAGTAGGTAGTTTAGCCTGGGATTATAGTTTCAGCGAAGGTGAAGAAATTATAGTAGGCCTTTTTGAAACTGCTGAGGGTCAAATAGCAGGAGCAATAGCTCTAGATGTTTATAGGCAAAATTGGACGTTTATATTAATGGCTTTTTTTATGTTATTGTTATTATTATATGCTGGTTATACTGGCTTAAGAGCCTTAATTTCTTTTGCAGGAAGTGTATATATAATCTGGAATTTACTAATTCCAGGTTTGTTAGATGGCTTAAACCCTTTATATTTTTCTGGTTTCGTTTTGGTAATTTTATCTGCCTTAATTGTTTTTTCAATTGCCGGTTTTACCAAAAAAGGTATTTCAGCTTTTGTTGGGACAGTCAGCAGTTTGTTTATTACCATTGGAGTAGTAGTTTTTTTTGGTAATCGTTTAGCCTTAGATGGTCTTTCTGTTCCTTATGTAGGAGAGGTATTATTTGCTGGTTATATGCATTTAAATATAAGAGATATATTTTTTGCTACTGTAGTTATAGGTGCTTCTGGGGCAGCAATGGATATAGCGATGGATATGGCTGCAACTATAAAAGAAATCAAGTTAAGAAAACCGGATATTAGCTTTTTCGAATTAGCAAAATCGGGCTTTAATGTTGGAAGTGCGGTAATCGGGACAATGACAACCACTTTACTATTAGCATATATCGGTAGTTATATGACTTTATTTATGGCCTTTATGACTAGAGAAGCAAGTTTTGTCAGAATAATGAATTTGAGATTGATTGTATCAGAGATATTAAGAATATTAACTGGCAGTATAGGCATAGTTTTAGTAGCACCAATTACTACCATTTTTGCAGCCTGGATTTATAGTATAGAGACAGATTTCTCTTTATTTGGCATTAAAGATTACTTTTTTTCTAAAAAAGAAGATTAA
- a CDS encoding alkaline phosphatase has product MSAKRILKLSLATLVMFVSVFAALAFAPVQTEAQEVEHVFFFIGDGLGNAQSTLTEYYLQAKYDDPDFRLNMNKLDEMAITTTYGADKVVPGSAQTATALASGHKTNFGYVGMTTDHKPTTTIMDRARENDWGTGLVTTTRITHATPAAFASHVPDRGMENEIIEHYLEKEVDVIAGGGYRHLYPQDHPASSRTDDRNMYAEFTAAGYNIFEGPADVEKFRNFAPEGRERLLAGFHPTHMSYEIDRDPAEEPSLAEMTKVALNTLENYGKFMMVIEGGRIDHAAHNNDPGGMIYDTIAFDEAIGVALEFYEENPDNTLIIVAGDHETGGLGLNSCEGMEYGYYLNFEPIFAQNASIEEGIAFENEEQWYQDIADKFGLDELTPREQAWMEHGVAIEKEYGREADVGRPGRIGGVYDGGQDYDVPYDEEAMRDVMYAHWPQAPWISPAQSTLAHIVSRRAKIGWNTSSHTGSAIQLTAHGAGASNYEGRMDNTDVAKITAALLDFELDPEVGVAEIEVAESRNLLRRIFGR; this is encoded by the coding sequence ATGTCAGCAAAAAGAATTTTGAAATTAAGTTTAGCAACCCTAGTAATGTTTGTTAGTGTTTTTGCAGCTTTAGCTTTTGCACCTGTTCAAACTGAGGCGCAAGAAGTAGAACATGTATTCTTTTTCATCGGTGATGGTTTAGGTAATGCACAGTCGACTTTGACTGAATATTATTTACAGGCTAAATATGATGATCCTGATTTTAGATTAAACATGAACAAATTAGATGAGATGGCTATTACTACTACTTATGGTGCAGATAAAGTAGTACCTGGTTCTGCTCAGACTGCAACTGCTTTAGCTTCAGGACATAAGACCAACTTTGGTTATGTAGGAATGACAACTGATCATAAACCTACAACTACCATAATGGATAGGGCCAGGGAAAATGACTGGGGTACTGGTTTAGTTACCACTACAAGAATTACACATGCTACTCCAGCAGCCTTTGCTTCCCATGTACCTGATAGAGGGATGGAAAATGAGATTATTGAACATTATTTAGAAAAAGAAGTTGATGTTATAGCTGGTGGTGGATATAGACACTTATACCCTCAAGATCATCCTGCTTCAAGTCGAACAGATGATAGAAATATGTATGCAGAATTTACAGCAGCTGGCTATAATATTTTTGAGGGTCCAGCAGACGTAGAGAAATTCAGAAACTTTGCACCTGAAGGCAGAGAGAGACTATTAGCCGGATTTCATCCAACTCATATGAGTTATGAAATTGATAGAGATCCTGCAGAAGAACCCAGTCTAGCTGAAATGACAAAAGTAGCCCTTAATACTTTAGAAAATTATGGGAAATTCATGATGGTTATTGAGGGTGGACGTATTGACCATGCAGCTCACAACAATGATCCAGGTGGAATGATCTATGACACTATTGCTTTTGATGAAGCAATTGGAGTTGCGTTAGAATTTTATGAAGAAAATCCTGACAATACTTTAATTATAGTTGCAGGTGACCACGAAACTGGTGGTTTAGGTTTAAACAGTTGTGAAGGTATGGAATATGGTTATTATTTAAATTTTGAGCCTATATTTGCTCAAAATGCGTCTATAGAAGAAGGAATTGCTTTTGAAAATGAAGAACAATGGTATCAAGATATAGCTGATAAGTTCGGTTTAGATGAATTAACACCAAGAGAACAGGCCTGGATGGAACATGGTGTAGCGATTGAGAAAGAATATGGTCGCGAAGCAGATGTTGGCCGCCCTGGAAGAATAGGTGGCGTTTATGATGGCGGTCAGGATTATGATGTTCCTTATGATGAAGAAGCAATGCGCGATGTAATGTATGCTCATTGGCCACAGGCTCCCTGGATTTCACCAGCTCAGTCTACATTAGCTCATATTGTTTCCAGAAGAGCTAAGATTGGTTGGAATACTTCATCTCACACCGGTTCTGCTATCCAACTTACTGCTCATGGTGCAGGAGCTAGTAATTATGAAGGTAGAATGGATAATACAGATGTAGCTAAAATCACAGCAGCTTTATTGGACTTCGAATTAGATCCAGAAGTAGGAGTAGCTGAAATTGAAGTAGCTGAAAGTCGTAACTTATTAAGAAGAATATTTGGCAGATAA
- a CDS encoding IS30 family transposase, with translation MCQSNCNTKRSKGKHLNFDDRKLIKHLYNVQEKNYTEIGEELNCHRTTISREIKKGEVELDNGDGTTRKEYVPEIAQKVYEFNNSNKGPDLKIDKNKELAEFIEEKIKELRSPAAVAKDIEESDKFEIQLHWKTIYNYIDKGVLNIDRSDLPHGNYKTGKDRPKESESTTRRKEGRTIRDRPEGADTREEFGHWEMDLVEGLKQKDEPALLVLTERQTRQEIIEKIPNKKAKSVVKGLDRIERRFGVVNFRETFKSITTDNGSEFADYEGIEQSYTGSSIPRTSLYYCDAYCSWQRGSNEVANKFIRRFLPKGTSFKGIKRKLIKKIQDFINTYPRKMFNYENSDKLFKEKLSFSV, from the coding sequence ATGTGTCAAAGTAATTGTAACACAAAACGAAGCAAAGGAAAACACCTGAATTTTGATGATCGCAAATTAATTAAACATTTATATAATGTCCAAGAAAAAAATTATACTGAAATAGGCGAAGAATTAAACTGCCATAGAACAACAATCAGTCGAGAAATAAAAAAAGGTGAGGTAGAACTTGATAATGGTGATGGAACAACCAGAAAAGAATATGTACCAGAGATAGCACAGAAAGTATATGAATTTAATAATTCGAATAAAGGCCCTGATTTAAAAATCGATAAAAATAAAGAGTTAGCAGAATTTATAGAAGAAAAAATCAAGGAATTAAGATCTCCTGCAGCAGTGGCAAAAGACATTGAAGAATCAGATAAATTTGAAATTCAATTACACTGGAAAACAATCTATAATTACATAGATAAAGGTGTTTTGAATATAGACAGAAGCGATCTCCCACATGGTAATTATAAAACTGGGAAAGACAGACCAAAAGAAAGTGAAAGCACTACGAGGCGTAAGGAAGGTCGTACAATTAGAGATAGGCCTGAAGGAGCTGATACCAGGGAGGAATTTGGGCATTGGGAGATGGACTTAGTAGAAGGGTTAAAACAAAAAGATGAACCTGCCTTACTAGTGCTGACAGAAAGACAAACTAGGCAGGAAATCATAGAAAAAATACCAAACAAAAAAGCAAAGTCAGTGGTAAAAGGACTTGATCGTATAGAAAGACGATTTGGGGTTGTTAATTTTAGGGAAACATTTAAATCGATTACTACAGACAACGGTTCAGAATTTGCAGATTATGAAGGTATAGAACAATCATATACAGGTAGCAGTATACCTAGAACTAGTTTGTATTATTGTGATGCATACTGTAGCTGGCAAAGGGGATCAAATGAAGTAGCTAATAAGTTTATCAGAAGATTTTTACCTAAAGGCACAAGTTTTAAAGGTATTAAGAGAAAACTGATAAAAAAGATTCAGGATTTTATAAATACTTATCCTAGAAAAATGTTTAACTATGAAAACTCAGATAAATTATTTAAAGAGAAATTAAGCTTTAGTGTCTAG
- a CDS encoding IS3-like element ISHahy4 family transposase (programmed frameshift) yields MANRKYSDETKEQIVKECREIGNTALVARRHNISKHTVYSWVKKAKETGSVRSLPKDEKKQMKEIENRLSKMSDENDKLKKIVAEKELELAILRELRDKVKPPIALKVQIASKWINKGYKISIVLDFVGLNSSTYYSNINRKTESESTNSSNSNNPQGRPVPGYSLTESGEKISDEQIKEWLLELVAGDGFPYGYRKLTVCLKEDYNLKINKKKVYRLCKELDILRSQRKIKKFRPKKIAKQEEITEPNQLWQMDLKYGYINGTDQFFFQMSVIDVFYKTVIDYHLGLSCKAKDTCRVLKAALNKRKLYKGMNLPKIRTDNGPQFVSKLFGDTCEKLGVEHQRIPVRTPNMNAHIESFHSVLEKDCYSINEFSSFIDAYKKVSEYMNYYNNRYRHGSLNDMPPAKFYKLAKAEKIVAEPVLA; encoded by the exons ATGGCAAACAGAAAATATTCCGATGAAACTAAAGAACAAATTGTAAAAGAATGTCGCGAAATAGGTAACACAGCTCTTGTAGCAAGACGACATAATATTTCTAAGCATACTGTTTACAGCTGGGTCAAAAAAGCTAAAGAAACAGGATCAGTTAGATCTCTTCCTAAAGATGAAAAAAAGCAAATGAAAGAGATAGAAAATAGATTAAGTAAAATGAGCGATGAAAATGATAAGCTCAAAAAAATTGTAGCAGAAAAAGAATTAGAATTAGCGATTTTAAGGGAGTTGAGAGATAAAGTAA AACCCCCGATAGCCCTCAAAGTTCAGATTGCATCAAAGTGGATAAATAAAGGGTATAAAATCTCTATTGTTTTAGACTTTGTTGGGCTTAATTCTTCCACTTACTACAGTAATATAAATAGAAAAACTGAGAGTGAAAGTACTAATAGCAGCAATTCCAATAATCCTCAAGGAAGACCTGTCCCTGGGTATTCTCTAACTGAATCAGGTGAAAAAATATCTGATGAACAGATTAAAGAATGGCTCTTAGAACTGGTTGCAGGAGATGGCTTCCCTTATGGTTACAGGAAACTTACAGTCTGTTTAAAAGAAGACTATAACTTGAAAATAAATAAGAAAAAAGTATACAGGTTATGCAAAGAACTGGATATATTAAGATCGCAAAGAAAAATCAAAAAATTTAGACCTAAAAAGATTGCAAAACAGGAAGAAATTACAGAACCAAATCAACTCTGGCAGATGGATTTAAAATACGGCTACATAAATGGAACAGATCAGTTCTTTTTCCAGATGTCAGTAATTGATGTCTTTTATAAGACTGTTATAGATTATCACCTGGGACTAAGCTGTAAAGCTAAAGATACCTGCAGGGTATTAAAGGCTGCTTTAAATAAAAGAAAGCTGTATAAAGGCATGAATTTGCCTAAAATTAGAACAGATAATGGACCACAATTTGTCTCTAAATTATTTGGAGACACCTGTGAAAAACTGGGGGTAGAGCATCAGAGAATTCCAGTTAGAACACCTAATATGAATGCTCATATAGAATCATTTCATTCGGTTTTAGAAAAAGATTGTTATTCAATTAATGAATTCAGTAGTTTTATTGACGCCTATAAAAAAGTCAGTGAGTATATGAATTATTATAACAACAGATACCGTCATGGCAGTCTTAATGATATGCCTCCAGCAAAATTTTATAAACTGGCTAAAGCAGAAAAAATAGTTGCTGAACCAGTACTCGCCTAA
- a CDS encoding leucine-rich repeat domain-containing protein has translation MRKKLLFLIACLSIVLLVSGCGIMRGEEAEFEDPNLEAAVRENIDKSSGAIYQDEIKDIKELHAVSKGIESLEGIDNLVALETLILSQNQIEDLSPLVELEDLKELNIQRNNIADITPLAELDKLEVLNLENNNLTDINPLGEVSNLKSLNLSNNHLSDITEIAELNDLERLVLDRNEIEDISSLAQLNNLTELYFVHNQVEDISPLAEITNLESLTFGYNNVSDISPLVENEGLGQGDFINFEENKLDYSEGSEDMENINILLDRNIQLIYRRMY, from the coding sequence ATGAGGAAAAAATTGTTGTTTTTAATTGCTTGCTTATCAATAGTTTTATTAGTTTCAGGATGTGGAATTATGAGGGGAGAAGAAGCTGAATTTGAAGATCCTAATTTAGAAGCAGCAGTTAGAGAAAACATAGATAAATCATCAGGTGCAATTTATCAAGATGAAATTAAAGATATTAAAGAACTGCATGCTGTAAGCAAAGGAATAGAATCATTAGAAGGAATAGACAATTTGGTAGCATTAGAAACGCTAATTTTAAGTCAAAACCAGATAGAAGATTTATCACCTTTAGTTGAATTAGAAGATTTAAAAGAATTAAATATACAAAGAAATAATATAGCAGACATAACTCCACTTGCTGAATTAGATAAATTAGAAGTTCTAAATTTAGAAAATAATAATCTTACTGATATCAATCCATTGGGAGAAGTAAGTAATTTAAAGAGTTTAAATTTAAGTAATAATCACTTAAGTGATATAACTGAAATTGCTGAACTGAATGATCTGGAAAGACTTGTTTTAGACAGGAATGAAATTGAAGATATATCGTCCTTAGCACAGCTAAATAATTTAACAGAACTATACTTTGTTCATAATCAGGTAGAAGACATTTCACCTTTAGCAGAAATTACTAATTTAGAATCTTTAACATTTGGCTATAATAATGTTTCTGATATCTCACCTTTAGTTGAAAATGAAGGATTAGGCCAGGGTGATTTTATTAATTTTGAGGAAAACAAACTTGACTATAGTGAAGGATCAGAAGATATGGAAAATATTAATATTCTGCTGGATCGAAATATCCAGTTAATTTATAGAAGAATGTATTGA
- a CDS encoding YibE/F family protein codes for MSKKLLLNKERMISLIIGLILIAIFAGFYFHQPGDEEFSREARGVVLETDDRDVQGSGITRFGNQFVEVELKEGKFQGQQIRATNQLVGSLAWDYSFSEGEEIVVGLFETPEGELEGAIALDVYRQNWTFILVAFFVLLLLLYAGYTGLRALISFAGSVYIIWNLLIPGLLDGLNPLYFSGFVLVILSALIVFSIAGFTKKGISAFVGTVSSLIITIGIVVFFGNRLALDGMSVPYVGEVLFAGYMHLNIRDIFFATVVIGASGAAMDIAMDMAATIEEIKLRKPDISFFELAKSGFNVGSAVIGTMTTTLLLAYIGSYMTLFMAFMTREASFVRIMNLRLIVSEILRTLTGSIGIVLVAPITTIFAAWIYSIETDFSLFGIKDYFFSKKED; via the coding sequence ATGAGCAAAAAGTTACTTCTAAATAAAGAGAGAATGATATCATTAATTATTGGGTTAATCTTAATTGCTATATTTGCCGGCTTTTATTTCCATCAGCCTGGTGATGAAGAATTTAGTCGAGAAGCTAGAGGGGTGGTTTTAGAAACAGATGATAGAGATGTTCAAGGAAGCGGAATCACTAGATTTGGTAATCAATTTGTTGAAGTAGAATTAAAAGAAGGTAAATTTCAAGGTCAACAAATAAGAGCCACTAATCAGTTAGTAGGTAGTTTAGCCTGGGATTATAGTTTCAGCGAAGGTGAAGAAATTGTTGTGGGCCTTTTTGAAACTCCTGAGGGTGAACTTGAAGGAGCGATTGCTCTAGATGTTTATAGACAAAATTGGACTTTTATATTAGTTGCTTTTTTTGTATTACTTTTATTATTATATGCCGGTTATACTGGTTTAAGAGCTTTAATTTCTTTTGCAGGAAGTGTATATATAATTTGGAATTTACTAATCCCGGGTTTGCTAGATGGCTTAAACCCTTTATATTTTTCTGGTTTCGTTTTAGTAATTTTATCTGCTTTAATTGTTTTTTCAATTGCCGGGTTTACCAAAAAAGGCATTTCAGCTTTTGTTGGAACAGTCAGTAGTCTCATTATAACCATTGGAATAGTAGTTTTTTTTGGTAATCGATTAGCTTTAGATGGTATGTCTGTTCCTTATGTAGGAGAAGTATTATTTGCTGGTTATATGCATTTAAATATAAGAGATATATTTTTTGCTACTGTAGTTATAGGTGCTTCTGGAGCAGCAATGGATATAGCGATGGATATGGCTGCAACTATAGAAGAAATCAAGTTAAGAAAACCGGATATTAGCTTTTTCGAATTAGCAAAATCGGGCTTTAATGTTGGAAGTGCGGTAATCGGGACAATGACAACCACTTTACTATTAGCATATATCGGTAGTTATATGACTTTATTTATGGCCTTTATGACTAGAGAAGCAAGTTTTGTCAGAATAATGAATTTGAGATTGATTGTATCAGAGATATTAAGAACTTTAACTGGCAGTATAGGCATAGTTTTAGTAGCACCAATTACTACCATTTTTGCAGCCTGGATTTATAGTATAGAGACAGATTTCTCTTTATTTGGCATTAAAGATTACTTTTTTTCTAAAAAAGAAGATTAA